A window of the Zeugodacus cucurbitae isolate PBARC_wt_2022May chromosome 4, idZeuCucr1.2, whole genome shotgun sequence genome harbors these coding sequences:
- the LOC105215600 gene encoding general transcriptional corepressor trfA, with product MITGAEGRQTHTLLDLKKQQWAKEREEIARMDELISSSHHHQHSTMASSHHSHKIERTSIRTYYSNMDVSQQRSSRQQLFQQQQQQQQSLQPYAPEMLPRYAQHNVNPYAVPLTQSNMPVQHAARQQQQQILRGSNSYDYELERYVDVVDDELGIDGDYEDDDCSYRRMRPPVRHATFMQHAPGRRNHTTSMMSQIPGQRKCGYEELTLPGAGLQTAKARMQHPPTLQQQQQPPQMRIRSPSLPIIRHQEYIKRQPQQQQRMPGSGMPQQKMPPQATQLAPAVCGDGIPVGAPSNLPPHRSNNPNNPVLNPGCQEEDTSGYRSDSPKNQHTPEIWYNDAASLQRSGSSTTTSGMPGADGNGGVELSAIPITVDVGGIEDGVNGVAVRAKRSITSQQLTKCQKQQQMQQYACDEVQQQQQQQIMNSTYVVARSYNSGLDDSCQGSYYMTPLSPSNLSTRDISTSNTYPIHPGDQHEYYANTTTAQQTHDDHERAKWSNYNNNSEYTGKPSNGPNWLNRGLHELKDSEDDTQSMHSSYLRGQNAPVDPVTMAERIDKRRKAAEYHNAIKQQLHEREMLRKWEMERHKQEEMLEEDRLRRQKQLEQERLDYERRQQMERELVQKKKQQAMLDAIAKAEEAAKQEKQRKRKQRVPPMEKEQQQQEAELELENTNDEQVEVKITKGKVNTRNRAKRNVTVQQRDDKAEFERQPDAKEKTERPHDVQILRLQSVEKPVEPSVTPPPTENTALIIENPAIKSQPKPHTEPPKNEERHVEEDEEEEKVLIGTPINLRRNIKKKTVHATEFKKDPKKSQPNANVPQENVAVIMQPATLIPLPVTTDIFGLQNAIGNLQIATYWMQQQLKPNTAASTMDFSKTTGDGTHRTTTSISTEDGYQMESVVEDERKSVVEMEEDKAVPEKLEEGSSKKNSERKPEELALIPLETRAAVAGEQHLIEQHAHQDVETQTELPLNCDLCLFHDNFYKVLLKREVSTTTTTQTSKTKNKPAKELDKDQETTTTTTTTTTTTFKAKTKDKDKEKDKDKEKDKEKEKEKEKEKEKERERNKRNQKDGVPHNANLAISTHSNHNHNHKVDDRPKWGVNRPVVQYVKASERDPFYLRNKKKHTSNHHIKAPRSQSVDARLDSAVAEVDDGETDRGADSAGEHEGPSNVEEGFLLKARNVCTEILPIKTDEKGRIFLNFREASAIMNEDEIKDKLRQRYFNFGRILPRRSWASATQQGLQFRAMAATALATQPSAHLADD from the exons ATGATAACTGGCGCTGAGGGTAGGCAAACGCACACTCTCTTGGACTTAAAGAAGCAACAATGGGCTAAGGAGCGTG AGGAAATCGCCCGCATGGACGAGCTCATCTCCTCCTCCCATCATCATCAGCACTCAACCATGGCATCATCGCATCACTCGCACAAAATCGAACGCACCTCCATTCGCACCTACTACTCGAATATGGATGTAAGTCAACAGCGCAGCTCGCGGCAGCAATTattccagcaacaacaacagcagcaacagtcaCTACAACCGTACGCACCAGAAATGCTGCCACGTTATGCCCAACACAATGTCAATCCCTATGCAGTGCCGCTGACACAAAGCAACATGCCCGTGCAACATGCGgcacggcagcaacaacaacaaattttacgtGGTAGCAATAGTTATGATTATGAGCTCGAACGTTATGTGGATGTGGTCGACGATGAGCTGGGCATTGATGGTGACTATGAAGATGATGATTGCAGCTATCGGCGCATGCGACCGCCTGTGCGTCACGCTACATTCATGCAACATGCGCCAGGACGTCGCAATCACACGACCAGCATGATGTCGCAAATACCAGGACAACGCAAGTGTGGTTATGAAGAGCTGACGCTGCCCGGTGCGGGGTTGCAGACGGCCAAAGCGCGCATGCAACACCCAccaacactacaacaacaacagcagccgcCACAAATGCGCATACGCAGCCCGAGTTTGCCCATCATACGCCATCAGGAATACATAAAGCGAcaaccgcagcagcagcagcgtatGCCTGGTAGTGGTATGCCACAACAGAAAATGCCACCACAGGCTACACAGTTGGCGCCAGCGGTATGCGGCGATGGCATTCCTGTGGGTGCGCCTAGCAACTTGCCGCCGCATCGATCCAACAATCCAAACAATCCGGTGTTGAATCCCGGTTGCCAGGAGGAAGACACCTCGGGTTATCGCAGCGATTCGCCGAAGAACCAACACACACCGGAAATCTGGTATAACGACGCGGCCAGTCTGCAGCGCAGCGGCAGCAGTACGACGACTAGCGGTATGCCTGGCGCTGATGGCAATGGTGGCGTGGAGTTGAGTGCGATACCTATTACCGTGGATGTGGGTGGCATTGAAGATGGGGTTAATGGGGTGGCAGTGCGCGCAAAGCGTTCGATAACGAGTCAACAACTTACGAAAtgtcaaaagcaacaacaaatgcaacagtaTGCATGCGATGaggtgcagcagcagcagcagcaacaaattaTGAATTCCACCTACGTTGTGGCACGTTCATATAACAGTGGCTTGGACGACAGTTGCCAGGGCAG CTACTACATGACCCCACTGAGTCCCTCCAACCTCAGCACACGCGACATCTCCACCTCCAATACATATCCCATACATCCCGGCGATCAGCACGAGTACTAtgccaacacaacaacagcacaacagACTCACGACGACCACGAACGTGCTAAGTGGtctaattacaataacaacagtgaGTATACGGGCAAGCCCAGCAACGGTCCGAACTGGTTGAATCGTGGCCTGCACGAGCTTAAGGACAGCGAAGACGACACTCAATCCATGCATTCGTCTTACTTACGCGGTCAGAACGCGCCCGTCGATCCCGTTACTATGGCCGAACGTATCGATAAACGACGCAAGGCAGCCGAGTACCATAATGCGATCAAACAACAGCTACACGAACGCGAAATGTTGCGCAAGTGGGAGATGGAGCGCCATAAGCAGGAGGAAATGTTAGAAGAGGATCGTTTGCGTAGACAAAAGCAGTTGGAGCAAGAACGCTTGGATTATGAACGTCGTCAACAGATGGAACGTGAGCTGGTGCAGAAAAAGAAGCAGCAAGCAATGTTGGATGCGATTGCGAAGGCGGAGGAGGCGGCCAAGCAAGAGAAACAACGCAAGCGGAAGCAACGAGTTCCGCCGATGGAGAAGGAGCAGCAGCAACAGGAAGCTGAACTGGAGCTAGAGAATACTAATGACGAGCAAGTGGAAGTTAAGATCACAAAGGGCAAAGTTAATACACGCAATCGGGCTAAGAggaatgtaactgtacaacaaCGAGATGACAAAGCAGAGTTTGAGAGACAGCCGGATGCTAAAGAGAAAACAGAGCGGCCACACGATGTTCAAATACTACGTCTGCAGAGTGTTGAGAAGCCTGTGGAGCCATCTGTAACGCCGCCACCAACAGAAAATACAGCGCTGATAATAGAGAACCCAGCAATAAAAAGTCAGCCAAAACCGCACACTGAGCCACCCAAAAATGAGGAACGCCATGTAGAGGAGGATGAAGAAGAGGAGAAGGTGCTCATAGGCACACCAATAAATTTACgccgaaatattaaaaagaaaactgTGCATGCTACGGAGTTTAAGAAAGATCCGAAGAAGTCGCAGCCTAATGCCAATGTTCCACAGGAGAATGTCGCTGTTATTATGCAGCCAGCTACGCTTATACCATTACCAGTGACGACCGACATATTTGGACTACAAAACGCTATAGGAAATCTACAAATCGCCACATATTGGATGCAGCAGCAACTGAAGCCGAATACCGCTGCCTCGACAATGGATTTTTCGAAGACAACTGGCGATGGTACACACCGCACTACTACTTCGATCTCCACGGAGGATGGTTATCAGATGGAAAGTGTAGTTGAAGATGAGCGAAAGAGTGTTGTGGAAATGGAAGAGGACAAGGCTGTTCCAGAAAAGTTAGAAGAAGGATCTTCTAAAAAGAATAGTGAACGGAAACCGGAAGAACTGGCGCTCATTCCACTAGAGACCCGGGCGGCAGTTGCAGGTGAACAGCACTTAATCGAACAGCACGCACATCAGGATGTGGAGACACAAACGGAGTTGCCACTCAATTGTGATCTCTGTCTATTTCATGACAACTTCTATAAAGTGCTGCTAAAGCGTGAAGtttccactacaacaacaacgcagacATCTAAGACTAAAAACAAACCCGCGAAAGAGCTGGATAAAGATCAAGagactacaactacaactacaaccacAACGACCACGACCTTTAAGGCCAAGACCAAAGACAAGGATAAGGAGAAGGATAAGGACAAAGAGAAAGACAAAGAAAAGGAAAAggagaaagagaaagaaaaaGAGAAGGAACGCGAGCGTAACAAACGTAATCAAAAGGATGGCGTGCCACACAATGCAAATCTCGCCATAAGCACGCACAGTAATCACAACCACAACCACAAAGTGGACGACCGTCCCAAATGGGGTGTCAATAGGCCGGTCGTGCAGTATGTAAAGGCCAGCGAACGCGACCCTTTCTACCTACGCAACAAGAAGAAACATACTAGTAATCATCACATAAAAGCGCCACGTTCACAATCGGTTGATGCGCGACTCGACAGTGCCGTTGCGGAGGTCGACGATGGCGAGACAGACCGTGGTGCCGATAGCGCTGGGGAGCACGAGGGCCCGTCAAATGTGGAGGAAGGCTTTTTGTTGAAGGCGCGCAACGTCTGCACGGAAATTTTGCCCATCAAAACGGATGAGAAGGGAcgcatatttttgaatttccgCGAAGCGAGCGCCATCATGAACGAAGATGAGATTAAGGATAAGTTAAGGCAGCGTTACTTTAATTTCGGACGCATACTGCCACGTCGCAGTTGGGCTTCGGCTACGCAACAGGGTTTGCAATTCCGAGCAATGGCAGCGACAGCGTTGGCAACGCAACCCTCAGCGCATTTAGCTGATGATTAG